The following are encoded in a window of Thiohalobacter sp. IOR34 genomic DNA:
- a CDS encoding peptidoglycan-binding domain-containing protein has product MADDEDKVKKGFSGLSDLVSQVSGIDEPTSSESKAEANTSTPNQVSSLQQETPSSESERKEPTSSPPIETVSSGKGGGSAGGKWILAIIGFAFVVWLINNGGQSSKKPSYTRPSPSLSYNYPQSNPAPVVKTPRKPVTPRLQYTKPSVGTNNILSVPEIRWCVRESIRIEAMRNVINTNKGIDAFNRIVNDYNRRCGSYRYRRGSQQRAERDVEVYRSQIVAEAIREARNLGRSYQIKRPSLQYTREAQQLLTDLGYNPGPVDGKYGPRTANAVKAFQRDIGIKQDGWIDQSLINALRRAKAVYIPKRMTPSAPQSQSRQSFQTSTSSMNSIAAARYFTRGSVQDEVLAIQGKPSDIDIYSGTETWWYGTSKVEISRSSRRVVSWDNNGNLKVRYLPGSNTTSASYYTRGSHQDDVLRLQGTPSDIDIYSGTETWWYGTSKVEISRSSRRVVSWDNNGNLKVRYLPGSNTTSASYYTRGSHQDDVLRLQGTPSDIDIYSGTETWWYGTSKVEISRSSRRVVSWDNNGNLKVRYLPGSNTTSASYYTRGSHQDDVLRLQGTPSDIDIYSGTETWWYGTSKVEISRSSRRVVSWDNNGNLKVR; this is encoded by the coding sequence ATGGCTGATGATGAAGATAAGGTAAAAAAAGGATTTTCAGGGCTCTCTGACCTGGTTTCCCAGGTCAGTGGCATTGACGAGCCGACAAGTTCAGAGTCAAAAGCGGAAGCAAATACCTCCACGCCTAACCAGGTTTCCTCGCTTCAACAGGAAACCCCTTCCAGTGAGTCCGAGAGAAAGGAACCAACGTCATCTCCGCCTATAGAAACAGTCAGTAGCGGAAAAGGCGGAGGCAGCGCAGGAGGAAAATGGATTCTTGCCATTATTGGTTTCGCCTTTGTGGTCTGGCTGATTAACAATGGAGGACAAAGTAGCAAGAAACCGTCGTACACCCGCCCATCCCCGTCACTTAGCTATAACTACCCGCAGAGTAACCCCGCTCCAGTAGTCAAGACCCCAAGAAAGCCAGTAACTCCCCGTTTGCAATATACGAAGCCTTCGGTTGGCACCAACAATATACTGTCCGTGCCAGAGATACGCTGGTGCGTCCGGGAAAGCATTCGAATCGAGGCGATGAGAAATGTCATTAATACCAACAAGGGGATTGATGCGTTCAACCGAATTGTCAATGACTACAACAGGCGCTGCGGTAGTTATCGATATCGCCGAGGATCTCAGCAACGCGCCGAGCGTGATGTTGAAGTCTACCGAAGTCAGATTGTAGCGGAAGCCATCCGAGAAGCAAGGAATCTGGGGCGCTCATATCAGATCAAGAGGCCAAGTCTTCAATATACAAGAGAGGCACAGCAGCTCCTGACAGACCTTGGCTACAATCCAGGCCCGGTGGATGGCAAATATGGTCCACGTACCGCGAATGCTGTAAAGGCGTTTCAGCGCGACATTGGAATTAAACAAGATGGATGGATTGATCAGAGTCTGATTAATGCTCTAAGAAGAGCAAAGGCCGTATATATACCAAAACGAATGACCCCATCGGCACCGCAAAGTCAGTCAAGACAATCATTCCAAACCAGCACTTCATCGATGAATTCGATAGCTGCGGCGAGGTACTTTACTCGTGGATCAGTACAAGATGAGGTGCTAGCGATACAAGGAAAACCATCGGACATTGATATCTACTCGGGCACTGAAACCTGGTGGTATGGGACGAGCAAGGTGGAGATTTCGAGGTCGAGCCGACGGGTTGTCTCGTGGGATAATAATGGGAATCTGAAGGTGAGATATCTTCCCGGTTCGAATACCACATCTGCTTCCTATTACACCAGGGGTTCGCATCAGGATGATGTTCTACGATTACAGGGGACGCCATCGGACATTGATATCTACTCGGGTACTGAAACCTGGTGGTATGGGACGAGCAAGGTGGAGATTTCGAGGTCGAGCCGACGGGTTGTCTCGTGGGATAATAACGGGAATCTGAAGGTGAGATATCTTCCCGGTTCGAATACCACATCTGCTTCCTATTACACCAGGGGTTCGCATCAGGATGATGTTCTACGATTACAGGGGACGCCATCGGACATTGATATCTACTCGGGTACTGAAACCTGGTGGTATGGGACGAGCAAGGTGGAGATTTCGAGGTCGAGCCGACGGGTTGTCTCGTGGGATAATAACGGGAATCTGAAGGTGAGATATCTTCCCGGTTCGAATACCACATCTGCTTCCTATTACACCAGGGGTTCGCATCAGGATGATGTTCTACGATTACAGGGGACGCCATCGGACATTGATATCTACTCGGGTACTGAAACCTGGTGGTATGGGACGAGCAAGGTGGAGATTTCGAGGTCGAGCCGACGGGTTGTCTCGTGGGATAATAATGGGAATTTGAAAGTAAGATGA
- a CDS encoding ATP-binding protein, whose product MAKDLWLPKGYELLDGSKIRSLLFSGDDWQIFDTNGSSNVLLARPELAKKWKETGFLDGSLLGEVSFGSESYWCLVSHKKYALTPIENGKSPESKVDALAFAHALKESRKLSESVSFHDAIYVEQYSRLLPAWTLTPHVDDEVVLGTWITGGVVISTDSFRRLTNLTGWMPAGDLAEIIEAAGFDVPADAGLLTKHKPASQIKTDEKTALAEADDETDRPQSRKEPVEPKVFRLPGRPQLEEFFNEHVIDIIFNAEKYQAMGIEFPSAIVLHGPPGCGKTFAVERLVEFIDWPSYSIDSNSVGSPYIHETSKKISEIFDKAIEDAPSVIVIDEMESFLSDRHAGSASGLHHVEEVAEFLRRIPEAIKNKVLIIAMTNLIDMIDPAILRRGRFDHIIEVGMPSREEVASLIDSLLSKLPKSDDLNVDKILDALTGRALSDSAFVIREAARLAAKAGKSQLDQESIDSALSSLPSETEKKNRPIGFVWDE is encoded by the coding sequence ATGGCGAAGGATTTATGGCTGCCCAAGGGATATGAGTTGCTGGATGGCTCAAAAATCCGATCACTTCTCTTTTCGGGGGATGACTGGCAGATTTTTGATACCAATGGATCGAGCAATGTCCTGCTTGCGCGCCCGGAGTTGGCGAAGAAGTGGAAAGAAACAGGTTTTCTCGACGGGTCTCTGCTTGGTGAGGTCTCGTTTGGATCCGAATCATACTGGTGCCTGGTCAGCCATAAGAAATATGCCCTGACGCCGATTGAAAATGGAAAATCCCCCGAGAGCAAGGTAGATGCCTTGGCCTTTGCACACGCGCTAAAGGAGTCTCGAAAACTCTCGGAGAGCGTCTCATTCCATGACGCCATTTATGTGGAGCAGTACTCCAGGCTGCTCCCGGCCTGGACGTTGACACCACATGTCGACGATGAAGTGGTTTTGGGAACATGGATTACCGGTGGCGTAGTCATTTCCACGGATTCATTCAGACGTTTGACCAATCTGACAGGGTGGATGCCCGCTGGCGATCTTGCGGAAATCATCGAAGCTGCAGGATTTGATGTGCCTGCTGATGCAGGATTGCTCACTAAGCACAAGCCAGCGTCGCAAATCAAGACTGATGAAAAGACCGCCCTCGCTGAGGCGGACGATGAGACTGACCGGCCGCAATCACGAAAGGAACCAGTCGAGCCCAAAGTGTTCAGGCTTCCTGGCCGACCGCAGTTAGAAGAGTTTTTCAACGAGCATGTCATCGACATTATCTTCAATGCTGAAAAATATCAGGCAATGGGTATCGAGTTTCCTTCTGCCATTGTTCTCCATGGGCCACCGGGCTGCGGTAAGACCTTTGCCGTAGAACGCCTTGTCGAGTTCATTGATTGGCCAAGCTACTCGATTGATTCCAATAGTGTTGGTAGCCCTTACATTCACGAAACCAGCAAGAAAATTTCCGAGATTTTCGATAAAGCGATTGAGGACGCTCCATCCGTTATTGTCATAGATGAGATGGAGTCTTTTCTTTCCGATAGGCATGCTGGCAGCGCTTCGGGATTGCATCACGTTGAAGAGGTGGCGGAGTTCCTCCGGCGCATTCCGGAGGCGATCAAGAACAAGGTTCTGATCATCGCCATGACGAACCTGATCGATATGATCGATCCAGCTATTCTCCGGCGCGGTCGTTTCGACCATATCATTGAAGTCGGTATGCCCTCAAGGGAAGAAGTGGCTTCGCTAATCGACTCTCTATTGAGCAAGCTGCCAAAATCCGATGACCTCAACGTGGATAAGATCCTAGACGCTCTCACGGGTAGAGCTCTATCCGATTCAGCTTTTGTCATCCGTGAGGCAGCAAGACTCGCTGCTAAAGCCGGTAAGTCACAGCTTGATCAAGAAAGTATTGATTCCGCGTTGAGCAGCTTGCCGAGCGAAACAGAGAAAAAAAACAGACCGATCGGGTTCGTCTGGGATGAGTAA
- a CDS encoding Hsp70 family protein, with translation MKNFVGIDLGTTNSAICSYDGSETRIWKSPEQNDVTPSAIYIDRRGNKYVGKRAYDSAPHSPDNSAMLFKRLMGTSTPVHLSAVNLTKTPEECSAEVLKVLFGYLPEEIRNDPDTGTVITVPAAFNQMQKDATMQAASMAGIGKVALMQEPVAAVMSVMRARNTDGMFLIYDLGGGTLDIAIAESIGGRVNLLAHGGIAMCGGRDFDRALVDNVVRPWLLENFDLPEDFSVNPSFKSLIRLATWATERAKIELSAREDAVISLSESEARVRDLNGNEIYLDIPLQRDTYDELIAERVNESIEAARETLNKAGLTPHDLERIVFVGGPTNYKPLRDKVAFELGIPGSTDVNPMTAVAEGASLFAESIDWGSQNRSRKSTRGQISSGGELALSFNYIARTPDVKAKIAVQLTGEAEPGSEFQIDSVDTGWTSGRLPLKHGATVDVALTKTGDNTFKVFVFDSVGGPIALEQDKIVITRTAATVDAIPASHSVGIEVLEKLGGRPVLEYLVRAGDSLPKKGKKVFKAAESLKAGAAGSLNLKLWEGEIEDPITDNRPIGVLKISGSDFDDGVIPAGADLECEYEILDSGNIILEVSVPCIGGTFHSGKNFYSRQEGQLDYTAAAAMVVEEGERTLNRIDEINDVVDSPKLEQARRKLESAVSLDPEEAETENSQEAMEKVLEARRLIAQVRKEHLKEIRQIDLDNVVSFFNEHVRQHARPSEASAFDNLTKTAQRSIDRNDKDFEHHLDELKGKNFEILWRQDWFVVERFKWMISSPHLFADKPRFEELAKIGTQLMRSDDIEKLRAVVAQLSMIQIGGGPDTEMFDVANIIRG, from the coding sequence ATGAAAAATTTTGTCGGAATTGACTTGGGTACCACAAATAGCGCGATCTGCTCCTATGACGGTTCCGAGACCCGCATCTGGAAGAGTCCCGAACAGAATGATGTGACGCCATCGGCAATCTATATCGACCGACGTGGTAATAAGTACGTCGGTAAGCGGGCATATGACTCGGCTCCGCACAGCCCGGACAACTCCGCCATGCTGTTCAAACGACTCATGGGGACGAGTACGCCCGTTCATCTATCTGCAGTGAATCTCACCAAAACCCCCGAAGAGTGCTCAGCAGAGGTTCTAAAGGTTCTGTTCGGCTACTTGCCCGAGGAAATTCGAAATGACCCCGATACCGGAACTGTCATCACTGTTCCGGCAGCGTTTAACCAGATGCAAAAGGATGCGACCATGCAGGCCGCGAGCATGGCTGGTATCGGTAAGGTTGCACTCATGCAGGAGCCCGTGGCCGCGGTGATGAGCGTCATGCGTGCTCGTAATACCGATGGTATGTTTCTAATCTACGACTTGGGCGGTGGTACCTTAGATATCGCAATCGCTGAGAGTATAGGTGGTCGAGTCAATCTGCTCGCCCACGGTGGTATCGCCATGTGTGGCGGCCGGGATTTCGATCGTGCTCTCGTCGATAATGTTGTCCGTCCTTGGCTGCTCGAAAATTTCGATCTTCCTGAAGATTTCTCAGTTAACCCAAGTTTCAAGTCGCTCATTCGTCTAGCCACCTGGGCAACCGAACGCGCCAAGATCGAGCTCTCGGCGCGAGAGGATGCTGTCATCAGCTTGTCGGAAAGCGAAGCGCGGGTTCGGGATCTCAATGGTAACGAAATCTATCTCGACATTCCCTTGCAGCGAGATACCTACGACGAGTTGATTGCCGAGCGTGTCAATGAGTCGATTGAAGCTGCTCGAGAAACTCTTAATAAAGCAGGATTGACCCCTCATGACCTGGAGCGCATTGTGTTTGTCGGCGGTCCAACCAATTATAAACCCCTGCGTGACAAGGTCGCATTTGAGCTGGGAATTCCCGGCAGTACCGATGTAAACCCCATGACCGCCGTGGCTGAAGGGGCAAGCTTGTTTGCCGAATCCATCGACTGGGGATCTCAGAACCGCTCACGGAAGAGTACCCGAGGGCAGATTTCCTCCGGTGGCGAACTTGCGTTGTCCTTCAATTACATTGCTCGCACGCCAGATGTTAAGGCCAAGATTGCGGTTCAGCTGACCGGTGAGGCTGAACCTGGTTCAGAATTCCAGATCGATAGTGTAGATACTGGCTGGACATCAGGTCGTCTTCCTCTCAAACATGGCGCAACCGTAGACGTTGCCCTTACGAAGACTGGCGATAACACATTTAAGGTATTTGTTTTTGATTCAGTGGGTGGTCCCATAGCCTTGGAACAGGACAAGATCGTTATCACCCGCACAGCCGCCACGGTAGACGCCATTCCGGCCTCTCACTCGGTTGGAATTGAGGTATTGGAGAAGCTCGGCGGCCGTCCCGTGCTCGAGTACCTGGTCCGCGCAGGTGATTCGCTCCCCAAGAAAGGCAAAAAAGTATTCAAGGCTGCGGAATCACTCAAGGCGGGCGCGGCAGGGTCACTCAACCTGAAGCTTTGGGAGGGTGAAATTGAGGACCCCATTACAGATAATCGTCCGATCGGTGTCTTGAAGATTTCCGGTTCCGATTTTGATGACGGCGTGATTCCCGCCGGTGCCGATCTTGAATGCGAATACGAAATCCTAGATTCCGGCAACATCATCCTTGAAGTCTCCGTGCCTTGTATTGGAGGCACTTTCCACTCCGGCAAAAACTTCTATTCCCGCCAGGAAGGACAACTCGACTACACCGCAGCCGCCGCTATGGTCGTTGAAGAGGGCGAGAGGACGCTTAACCGCATCGATGAGATCAACGACGTCGTTGACAGCCCAAAACTGGAGCAAGCGCGGCGGAAGCTTGAGTCCGCTGTCTCGCTCGATCCAGAGGAAGCGGAAACAGAAAACTCCCAAGAGGCCATGGAAAAGGTTCTTGAGGCTCGGCGACTCATTGCCCAGGTCAGAAAGGAGCATCTCAAGGAAATTCGCCAGATTGACCTCGATAATGTAGTGTCCTTCTTCAATGAACATGTCCGCCAGCATGCGCGCCCGTCCGAAGCGTCAGCGTTCGATAACCTCACGAAGACCGCGCAGCGCTCAATTGACAGGAATGACAAGGATTTCGAACACCATCTTGATGAGCTGAAAGGAAAAAATTTCGAGATCCTATGGCGGCAAGATTGGTTTGTTGTCGAGCGATTCAAGTGGATGATCAGCTCGCCCCACTTATTTGCCGACAAGCCGCGCTTTGAAGAACTTGCAAAGATTGGTACGCAGCTCATGCGCTCCGATGACATTGAGAAACTTCGCGCTGTTGTCGCTCAGCTTTCGATGATCCAGATTGGTGGTGGCCCTGATACCGAGATGTTTGATGTAGCCAACATAATCAGGGGATGA
- the traU gene encoding conjugal transfer pilus assembly protein TraU has product MKRPSIHYTLPTAYLIVLLLCLTSTQAQAEQPCYGRFPNPFTDVCWKCVFPISIGPLRIDMGMEDSGDSVPLICTCPAPPPVFVRIGFGAGFWEPARVAEVVRTPFCSPLLGGVTLGSLAAPSGTNIKTSNNRDAFYHVHWYIYPLLAWMNLLTDLACVTPESFDILYITELDPLWEDDELAFLINPEAALFANPIAQAACAADCAAATLGFPLDPLFWCAGCQGSMYPIDGNVKHHEGGVDSSLLLVQRMAAKLHRQLIARDTSSRDAMCLPLPLPILRKSQYKTQMLYPVPFTLNAQPFGRVTIPWGAGREYPVRGEDWAYLIWRKKACCAF; this is encoded by the coding sequence ATGAAGCGCCCGTCAATCCACTACACTCTGCCGACTGCATACCTAATCGTGCTACTGCTGTGCCTGACATCCACCCAGGCACAGGCCGAGCAGCCCTGCTACGGGCGCTTCCCCAACCCGTTCACCGACGTGTGCTGGAAATGTGTGTTCCCGATCAGCATCGGTCCGCTCAGAATCGACATGGGGATGGAGGATTCCGGGGACAGCGTGCCGCTGATCTGCACCTGCCCCGCGCCGCCGCCCGTATTTGTCCGCATCGGCTTCGGGGCGGGATTCTGGGAGCCGGCCCGGGTGGCCGAGGTGGTGCGCACGCCATTCTGCTCCCCCCTGCTGGGTGGTGTCACCCTGGGCTCACTGGCCGCACCGTCGGGCACCAACATCAAGACGAGCAACAACCGGGACGCCTTCTATCACGTCCACTGGTACATCTACCCCTTGCTGGCGTGGATGAACCTGCTGACGGACCTGGCGTGCGTGACGCCGGAGTCCTTCGACATCCTGTATATCACGGAGCTGGACCCGCTCTGGGAGGATGACGAACTCGCCTTCCTGATCAATCCCGAGGCGGCCTTGTTCGCCAATCCCATTGCCCAGGCCGCCTGCGCCGCCGATTGTGCCGCGGCCACCCTGGGCTTTCCGCTCGATCCGCTGTTCTGGTGCGCCGGCTGCCAGGGTTCCATGTACCCCATCGACGGCAACGTGAAACATCACGAAGGCGGCGTGGACAGCTCGCTGCTGCTAGTACAGCGCATGGCGGCCAAACTGCACCGGCAGCTCATCGCTCGGGACACGTCCAGTCGTGACGCCATGTGCCTGCCCCTGCCGCTGCCCATCCTGCGCAAGTCCCAGTACAAGACGCAGATGCTCTACCCCGTCCCCTTCACGCTCAATGCGCAGCCTTTCGGCAGGGTCACCATCCCCTGGGGCGCCGGGCGTGAGTATCCAGTGCGCGGCGAAGACTGGGCCTATCTAATCTGGAGGAAGAAGGCATGCTGCGCATTCTGA
- a CDS encoding TrbC family F-type conjugative pilus assembly protein, translating into MLRILRLLPLASLYLATAPILPAAEPGADDLDSASTRSRDAVEQAQRLSRDARFNRRIRREGERALSSAGQAGSNAPAGLAGIDFPEIDQQTLAKAREDIKALLSDPRLATPAGSPSDGNEPHPLVFVSFSMPEVSLRSLLVEAARVESPVVLRGLVDNSMKRTVARLGELLGTGDSSETTGEPAPEHGRAAEVRATGAQRPDPTITGAGTQRPSPQLAFGPVSRPLPSLAIDPTLFERFGVDKVPTFVLPLDTIAPCTPESCPVPTHLKVAGDVSLVYALGVMAREADSTTLGTRAEQWRERLEARP; encoded by the coding sequence ATGCTGCGCATTCTGAGACTGTTGCCGCTCGCCAGCCTGTACCTGGCGACAGCGCCGATACTCCCAGCGGCGGAACCGGGCGCCGACGACCTGGACAGCGCGAGCACCCGTTCACGGGATGCGGTGGAACAGGCACAGCGCCTGAGCCGGGATGCCCGTTTCAATCGCAGGATTCGCCGTGAAGGCGAACGTGCCTTGTCGTCCGCCGGCCAGGCCGGTAGCAATGCACCAGCCGGTCTAGCCGGCATCGATTTTCCCGAGATCGACCAACAGACACTGGCCAAGGCCAGGGAAGACATCAAGGCCCTGCTGTCCGACCCCCGGCTGGCCACACCGGCTGGTTCGCCTTCTGATGGCAACGAGCCCCATCCGCTGGTCTTCGTCTCATTCTCGATGCCTGAAGTCTCTCTACGGTCACTGCTCGTGGAAGCCGCGCGAGTAGAGTCGCCGGTGGTGTTACGGGGACTGGTGGATAACTCCATGAAGCGCACCGTGGCGCGCCTCGGCGAACTGCTGGGCACGGGAGACAGTAGTGAGACGACGGGTGAACCCGCCCCGGAGCACGGGCGCGCAGCGGAGGTGCGAGCGACTGGGGCGCAGCGGCCGGACCCCACCATCACAGGGGCCGGGACGCAGCGGCCGTCTCCGCAACTGGCCTTCGGCCCCGTGAGCCGGCCGCTCCCATCGCTGGCCATCGATCCCACCCTGTTCGAGCGTTTCGGCGTGGACAAGGTGCCGACCTTCGTGCTGCCGCTGGACACTATCGCTCCCTGCACACCAGAGAGCTGTCCGGTACCCACACATCTGAAAGTGGCAGGTGACGTAAGCCTGGTTTACGCCCTGGGCGTCATGGCGCGGGAGGCTGACAGCACCACACTGGGAACCCGTGCCGAGCAGTGGCGGGAGCGGCTGGAGGCGCGGCCATGA